In Gimesia panareensis, the genomic window CTGGCGCAGGTATCTGTGGTCGTCGTACTGCTGTTGCTGGTGGGAGGCGCTTTCTGGTTGCAGAATCGTGAGCAAAGTGAATTGCCTGAAGAGTCTGTGGTCAACACGCCCAGACGGTTGCTCGAACTGCCCGCCGTTAAGTTTGTGGGGATGCTGCTGGATACGGAGGATGCGGTCTGGGAAGACGAGGAGCTGGGGGACGACATCGCTTACGGAACCCGGTTTGCTGCGGGAAAACAGTTATGGCTGAAGTCGGGGATTGCCCGGATTCGCTTTGAAAGCGGAGCGGGGGTGGTGCTGGAAGGTCCCGCGCAGATCGAACTGCGTTCGTCCCTGAATGCGAAGTTGAATTATGGCAAGCTGGCTGCCTATGTGCCTGACGAAGCGCATGGCTTTACCGTCGATACGCCGAAGATGGAGATTGTCGATCAGGGGACGCGGTTCGGGACGGTCGTCGATCCGTTCGGGAAAGCCGAAGTGCATGTGTTTGAGGGGGAGGTCGATATCAAACCCAAGGCTCAGGCAGAGCAGCCCCGCATCTTGAAAGCGAGTCAGGCAGTGTTGTTCACGCGCGGGAATACGCAGGGGGCTGACATCCGGGTGACGCCGACCAAGTTTGCGGATGTGCCCACTCCCGAGCAGCTGGTCGCAGCGAAATCAGGAAACTATCCGCCGTTGGAAGCGGTTCCCTTTGAAGCGGAAGCACCCTTCAATGAATTTGCGCTGCTGCACATCAACACGGCATTACCCAAAAACATTCTGGCAGGGGAAGCATTCGAGTACCGGGCGACTTCGTTGTCAGAACAGACGGGGGGCGTGGGCTTCAGTCATGAGGGCTGGTGGGCCGATCCGAATTTTACGCGGCTGATGGTTCCCGAACAGCGGATGCAGTGGGGAGGCCTGGAGGGAGGGCCGATGGTGCTGCAGTCCCGCGGTCATCATCATGCCTATCCTTCGCTGGCGCATCGGATGGCCCGCAAACTGGCAGAGCCGCTCCCCGAAGAATTTTATTTCAGTCTGCTCGTGAAGTATGAAGGGCTGGATGAAGACGATTTTTTTGGACTCTGGTTTGACGAATCACTGGGAGGGATGGGGACCAGTCATTCGCGGGTGCCGACAGTTGGGATCAAAGAAGGAAAGTGGTTTGCACGTTTCAGCGTGAAAAACGAAAGGTTTCTGGAACAGCCGATCAACAACCAGACGAATCTGCTGGTCGGACGTCTGAGTTTTCATGGTAAAACGGGGCATCCGGATTATCTTTCGCTATGGATCAATCCAACTGGTGAACGCAGCGAGACCCCCGATGTGAGAGTGCACTATACTTTTGCGGGGAAGTGTTTGGAATCGATCAATGCTGTGGGCGTGCGGATCGGACAGTACACGGAAGTCAGCGATTCTCTGTTTCTGGATCGACTGGTGATTGGGAAGACTTTTGAATCAGTGACACAACCGCCGGAGTAATACCAGGTCGTGTTTCTTAAATAGAATGCGTCTATGTAAATGGGAGGAACCGGGGCCAGATAGCGTTTCTTAATTCGGATGGTATATACCAAAGTCGTTTCAACCGGGGCTAACGCCCTGCGGCTAATCAGTCTTTCCGGCTGGCAAAGTACGAATCACATTCGAAACCATTTAAAAAACGCTACGTGGCGGTTCTGCTCACGTTTAATCAGATGGAAAACAGGATGATATATCGGGCTCAGACATCGAACATAGCAGGCAGGCACCTGGTCACGGCGCTGTTGGTTGGCGGGTTGCTGTGCTGTTCCGCGCGGACGTTTGCCGGGGAAGCGCCGCGGCTGGCGCACGGGCTGGTCAACCCGCAGATTGATTCCGTGAAACGGGATCAGAAGGGATTCGGCTGGAACGGGGGCTGGGTACTTTCGAATCGTCACCCGGCGCTGTTTGTAGATGCGAAGCCGCAGCAGGCCTCCGGTTCTGCAATTCAGCATGAGGCATTGATTCAGGGATCGGGGGAGCGGAACAACCCGTTACGGCGGGAGTTGAAGGAGACGTATCAGGACCAGGAGCTGTTTCTGCGGTTTCGGTTCCGGTATGCGGCAGATCAGAAGCCGCGCGATGAAGGGGAGTTTTTCGTCTTCTGGCTGGATCGTTACGAAGGTTCGGACAAGGCCGTGCATGCAAATCATACGCCTAATATCGGTGTGCATATTGCGTCCAGTGGTCCCCAGAAGGGGAAGGTCGTGTTCATGGTGCGAATTGGCTCTCAGAAGACGGCCTGGAGTTCGGTGGAACTGGAACGCGACCGGGATTATGTGGTTGTGGGACGACTCTCGAAGCCGGAGAAATCGCTGCGGGCCGGGTTCACACGGTTTGATTTGTGGGTGGATCCTAAGCCGGACGAACTGGAAGCACCGGTGGCTTCGACCGTGAATCCGCAGAGTGTGAACGCCGTGCGGTGGGTCGGTTTTGCGACCGGTTACAAGACGGAACTGGAAGACCGGATCTACGTGAGTGACCTGGTACTGAGCCGGACGTGGAACGATGTGCTGGATCTTTCACCCGGGCAGATTCCGAAACTGGCAGGCAAGAAAAAAACAGCGTGGTCGAAGCCGGTGGACTTTGAAAAAGAGATTTACCCGCTGCTCAAGTCGCGGTGTTTCAACTGTCATGCGGGGGCGAATCCGGATTCCGGGTATCGGCTGGATGTACATGAGGAACTGCTGGGCTTCAGTACGGGGGAAGAGTTAATCGTTCCGGGGGACAGCGAGCAGAGCAAGCTGATCGAACTGATCTCCACACAGGTGGCGGAAACGCGGATGCCTCCCATCGATGCGGGCGCGGCTTTGCAGAAAGAGGAGATCGCGAAGCTGCGGGCGTGGATCGATCAGGGGGCAAAGTGGGATTATGCATTGCTGCCAACACCGAAGACGGAATCGGATCACTGGGCGTTTCAACCTGTGAAGCGTCCCGAGGTGCCGCAGGTGAAGAGCAGCAAGCCGATTCGGACTGCCGTCGACGCATTCCTGGCGCGGGCCTGGGAAAAGTCGGGGATCACGCCGGTTCCCGAAGCGGACCGGGGGACGCTGATTCGCCGGTTGTACCTGGATCTGACGGGGCTGCCGCCGAGTGCGGAGGAGATTGAGGCGTTCGAATTTAATACCGATCCCCGGGCGTATGAGAAACTGGTGGAGCGGCTGCTGGCTTCTCCCCATTACGGCGAACGCTGGGCACGGTACTGGCTGGATCTCACACGGTGGGCGGAGAGTCACGGGTATCAGCACGATCTGCCGCGACCTTATGCGTGGCGGTATCGGGATTATGTGATCGAGAGTTTCAACGCGGACAAACCCTATGATGTGTTCCTCAAGGAGCAGCTGGCGGGGGATGAACTGACGCCTTACGCGGACGAGAATGTGATCGCGACCGGTTTTCTGGCTTCGGCCCGGATCAGTGGGAACAATATGGACAAGGCAGCGCAGCGGAACGATGTGCTGGTGGACATTGTGAATGTGACGAGCAGTGCGCTGCTGGGGCTGACGCTGGAATGTGCCCAGTGCCATAATCATAAGTTCGATCCCTTGACGCAGCGGGACTATTATCGGCTGCAGGGGTTCTTCGTGAATGGCCAGCTGGGGAATCTGTCGCTCAAAGGGGACGGACTGCCGAACCCGACCGAAATGAATGTCTGGATGCCGAAAGGGACGTATGATTTTTATCAACGCGAGGCGAAGAAGCTGATCAACCGCAAGCGATTCGCGCATACGAAGGAGCCGCATACGTGGGGTTATTATTCGCCGCTGACCGGACAGGCAGAGATCGAACGGCTGCCGGTGGTGAACCGGGATCCGATTCCGTATTCCGCGGAACAGTTGAAGCAGACGAAGTCGCAGATTCTGATTCGCGGCGATGTGCATAAGCGGGGACCGGAAGTGGGCAAAGGCTGGCCGGCGGTACTGGGAGCGACGACGAGCGGTTCGGATCAACTGTCGCGGACGGCGCTGGCGGAGTGGCTGACGGATCGGAAGAATCCGCTGGTCTCGCGGGTGTGGGTGAACCGGTTATGGCAGTATCATTTCGGGCGGGGACTGGTGGCAACGCCCAGCGATTTCGGCGTGCAGGGGGAGCCCCCTTCGCATCCGGAACTGCTGGACTGGCTGGCCTCGGAACTGATGGAACAGAGGTGGAGTACGAAGCAGATTCACCGGGAGATCGTGCTGTCTTCCGCGTATCGGCAGCAGCGGTCATTCAACGAGGCGAACCTGAAACGGGACCCGGAGAATCGGTTGCTGTGGAGCTGGCCGCGACGTCGGCTGGAAGCGGAAGTGATCCGGGATTCGATCCTGTGTGCGACGGGAGAACTGAAACTCGACATGGGGGGACCGAGTGTGCCCCAGGAGCGGGAAGAGCAGAATCTGCGGCGGACGATTTATCTGTTCCAGCGACGAAGCGAGATGCCGTCGGTGATGGCGATGTTCGATGCACCGGACAGTGTGACCAGCTGTTCGCGGCGGCAGGTTTCGACGGTGGCACTGCAGCCGCTGTTTATGTTGAACAGCCAGTTCATGGATCGACGGGCGCAGGTACTGGCGGAGAAGATTACGGAAGAGGCAGGAGAAGATCACGGGCAGCAGGTAACGCAGGCGTTTCTGCGTGTGCTGGGACGTAAGCCGAATAAGCAGGAGCGGGAACGGTCGCTGGTCTTTTTTGAAGGGGAGTCAACTGCGGAAGCGGCGCCCCGGCGGCTGTCGATGTTGTGTCATGCGTTAATGAATCTCAACGAGTTTATGTATATTCCCTGAAGGCGAGGGCTTTGATGTTGTTTGATCCGCAGAATATGAGTCATGGTTTTTCCACGGCGCCAGTGAGCCGACGGGCGATGCTGGAGCAGAGCGTTCTGGGCATGGGAGCGGTCGGTCTGGCGGCGCTGCTGGCCGACGAGGGACTGCTTGAGGCTGCTGAGGGAACACAGGCGGTGACCGGGCAGAGTCATTTTCCGGCGACGGCGAAGAACGTGATCTTTCTGTTCATGTCGGGGGCGCCGAGCCAGGTGGATACGTTCGATCCGAAGCCGCTGCTGACGAAGCTGGAGGGAGAGCCGGTCCCGGCAAGCATCGCGGCCCGGGTGCCGAACATTCCGCGGGCGGGGCTGGGTTCGAAGCTGATGGCGTCGCCTTTTACGTTCAAGAATTATGGGGAGAGCGGGATTCCCGTGTCGAACATGTTCCCCGAGACGGCGAAGATGATCGATGAGATCTGCGTGCTGCGGTCGGTGAATCATCGGGTGCCCGTGCATGGTCCCGGGGAATGCATCGCGCTGACCGGGTCTGCAGTGGGGGACCGGCCCAGCCTGGGAGCGTGGATGACGTACGGCCTGGGGAGTGAGAGCCGCGATCTGCCCGGGTTTATTTCGATGCTGTCGAACAGTAGCGGGCCGGCACCGCAGACGCCGGGCTGGGGGAACGGGTTTCTGCCTTCGCGTTACCAGGGGACCCTGGTGGACGGCAAGCGCGGGATTCCCTATACGAAGATGCCCGCCGGTTATTCGCACGCCAACCGGCGCGAGCAGCTGGATTTCATCAAATGGATGAACGAAGAGCATCTGCAACAGCTGGGGCAGGATTCGGAACTGGAAGCGCGGATTGCCTCGTATGAGCTCGGGTTCCGGCTGCAGACATCGGCGCCGGAGGTGTTCGACCTGAAGAGTGAATCGGCAGAGACGGCGGAGCTGTATGGACTGGATGATAAGGAGACGGCGGAGTTCGGCAGGCACTGTCTGATTGCACGGCGGCTCGTGGAGCGGGGCGTGCGGGTGGTGCAGCTGCGGAATGGAGGCTGGGACGCGCATGGGGCGATCAAGGCGAATCACACAAAACGCTCCCGGGCGACGGATCGGCCGGTGGCGGCGCTCTTGAGAGATCTGAAACAGCGGGGGCTGCTGGATGAGACGCTGGTGGTGTGGGGAGGCGAGTTTGGTCGGACGCCGACGACGGAAGGGAATGTGAAAGGAGACCGACGGGGCCGCGACCATCTGCCGACGACGTATTGCATGTGGATGGCCGGCGGCGGCGTGAAGGGGGGCCAGATTATCGGTCAGACGGATGAGCTGGGTTATACGCCGGTGGAACGGCCGATGTCGCCCGCGGACCTGCATGCGACGCTGTTGCATGCTTTGGGGCTGGATCAGCACAAGCTGGTCTATCGGCACAATAACCGGAAGGAAATTGCGACGGTGCTGGGCGGGGAAGTGGTGAGTGAGGTGTTTGGGTAGACCGGGAATACCTCGAAAATTACTACCACAAAAGAGACGAAAGTTTTGCTACCACGAAAAGCACGAAAGACACGAAAAATTTTGCTGACGCAGGTTGGTTGCGTTACGGGAGCGGATGTGGGTGGTACCGGATGTAATCCGGTATTGCCGGAGGCAACAGGAGGTTGACAGGGCAGACGATGTAAAGAGTACACGTTCCTCAAACTAAATTAATTTGGTTGGTGTCTCTGTTGTGTATTGTTCTGGTGAGCTGGGACCTCCTGCTCGCTACGCTCGGTCCGAATTGCATTCGGGCTTACCCCTGGTGGGGGATCTCAATTTCACTGTCGGGCAAGCCGACAGATGGCACCCGGTGTTTTTTTCTACCACGGTCAGCACGAACGACACGAAAAATTTGCTGGTCCAGGTTGGTTGCGTTACGGGAGCGGATGTGGGTGGTACCGGATGTAATCCGGTATTGCCGGAGGCAACAGGAGGTTGACAGGGCAGACGATGTAAAGAGTACACGTTCCTCAAACTAAATTAATTTGGTTGGTGTCTCTGTTGTGTATTGTTCTGGTGAGCTGTAACCTCTTGCTCGCTGCGCTCGGCCCGAATTGCATTCGGGCTTACCCCTGCTGGTGGGATCTCAATTTCACTGTCGGGCGAGCCGACAGTGGCACACGAGAGGTGAAAACTGTTCGAAACCGGCGGCTAACGCCTTGCCGCTCAGTTTTTTACAGGTCGAATTTGATGCCCTGGGCTAAGGGAAGTTCGGTGGAGTAGTTGATGGTGTTGGTGGCGCGGCGCATGTAGGCTTTCCAGGCGTCGGAGCCGGATTCGCGGCCGCCGCCGGTTTCTTTTTCGCCCCCGAATGCGCCGCCGATTTCTGCGCCGCTGGGTCCGACGTTGACATTCGCGATGCCGCAATCGGAGCCGGCGGGGGAGAGGAACTGTTCCGCCTGGCGGATGTCGTTGGTCATGATGGAGGAGGAGAGCCCCTGGGGCACGCCGTTATGCAGGGCGATGGCTTCGTCCAGATCTGTGTAACGGATGACGTACAGAATGGGGGCGAAGGTTTCCTGCCGGACGATTTCGGTCTGGCCGGGCATCTCGACGATGGCGGGGTGGACATAACAGCCTCCCGCGGGAACATCGTGATTGATCGGATTGCCGAAATGGACGGTGCCTCCCTGTTCCTCAGCGACGTGGAGGGCTGTTTGCATGGCATCGAGCGAACGCTGATCGACGAGTGGTCCAACGAGCGTTCCCTCATCGAGGGGGTTGCCGATCGGTAATTTCGCGTAGGCCTTTTTGAGCGACTTTAGAAGTTTGTCGGCGATGCTCTCGTGGACGATCAGACGGCGGAGCGATGTGCAACGCTGGCCGCAGGTCCCCACGGCGGAGAAGAGGGCGGAGCGGACCGTCATTTCGAGGTCGGCGGATTCGGTGACAATCATCGCGTTGTTGCCGCCCAGTTCGAGCAGACTCAATCCCAGCCGACCGGCAACCGTGGACGCGACAGCGCGTCCCATGGGTACCGAGCCGGTGGCTGAGATCAAGGGGAGATCGGGATGTGCGGCGATTCGCTGTCCGACGTCGGCACCGCCGATGAGCAGGCTGGAGATGCCGTCGGGGGCTTCGGGGAAGTCGCGGGCGACGTTGTTAACGATCTGCTGACAGGCGATGGCGCAGAGGGGCGTTTTTTCCGAGGGCTTCCAGACGACCGGGTCGCCGCAGACGAACGCGAGCATCGCGTTCCAGGCCCAGACGGCGACCGGGAAGTTGAAGGCGCTGATCACGCCGACCGGTCCGAGCGGGTGCCACTGTTCCATCAGGCGATGGCCTGGACGTTCGCTGGCGATGGTTTTGCCGTAGAGCTGGCGGCTGAGTCCGACGGCGAAGTCGCAGATGTCGATCATTTCCTGTACTTCGCCGAGGGCTTCCTGGGTGATTTTGCCGGCTTCCCAGCTGACGATGGCAGCGAGGTCGGCTTTGTGTTCCCGCAGGGCGTTGCCGATCAGCCGGACGAATTCGCCGCGGCGGGGGGCGGGGACGTTGCGCCATGTCCGGAAAGCGGACCGGGCGGTTTCGACCACCGTGTCGACGTCGCTGGGCGTGGCCTGGGTGAGTGTGACGAGCGTTGTCCCATCGATGGGGGACTTGCCCGTCAGTGCTTCACCGGTGCCTGCCTGCCACGTATTTCCGACGGCGACCGCGACGGGGTGATCGTTGACGCCGATCCGCTTTAACACTTCCTGTATCGGATGAGTCATATCTGCCTCACTTCCTGAATGGTTTAGTCCAGGGCAAAGGTTTCTGTTTCGTAAAACTGTCCGAAGCGGTTCTGGATGAACTGCTCGAACGGAATCTGTTCCTGCCGGATCAGGCCGGTGCCTTCCAGTTGTTTCTGCTGGATCATATCGATGACGGCACAGACGCCCGCTCCGGTGGTGAGCTGAATGGCGCTCCAGATTTCGCCGTTGATTTCCTGAGCGTACATCTTACGCAGGTCACTTTTTTCGACGAACTGACCGTTGCGGTGGCCGCGAACAGTGCAGAAGACGATGACCACGTCCTGGAAAGTGACGGGGATCGAATGTTCCATCACGTCCTTGAGCAGTTCGCGGCGTTCGTTGAGTCTTAAGTCCTGCAGGAGGAATTTCATCAGCTCGCGATGGCCGGGGTAGCGGATCGTTTTGTAATTCAATTCGCGGACCTTGCCGTCCATGGTGTCGCAGAGCGTTCCCAGTCCACCCGAGGTGTTGAAGGCTTCGTAGACGTTGCCGTCGAGCGTGAACTGCTCCAGCCCTTCGAGGGGGAGGTGATTTTTAATCTTGCGATTGTGAATTACCTCGCAGGTGTTGCAGTATTCGTTGATCAGGCCGTCGGTCGACCAGGTCAGGTTATACGAGAGCGCGTTAGTGGGCCGCTGGGGGAGGGCACCGACGCGCATGCGGACGGTATCGATTTCGTCGAACCAGTCCATCACATGTTTGGTGACGATGGTGAC contains:
- a CDS encoding saccharopine dehydrogenase family protein, whose translation is MSQTVLLIGAGKIGRMIATLLSRSGDYSVRVADRVPAALDHIKKRLPSVETRVLNAESHEELVHIMQGCTAVISALSFRENPYVARAALEAGINYFDLTEDRQTTAAVKEIAADAAAGQVFLPQSGLAPGFVTIVTKHVMDWFDEIDTVRMRVGALPQRPTNALSYNLTWSTDGLINEYCNTCEVIHNRKIKNHLPLEGLEQFTLDGNVYEAFNTSGGLGTLCDTMDGKVRELNYKTIRYPGHRELMKFLLQDLRLNERRELLKDVMEHSIPVTFQDVVIVFCTVRGHRNGQFVEKSDLRKMYAQEINGEIWSAIQLTTGAGVCAVIDMIQQKQLEGTGLIRQEQIPFEQFIQNRFGQFYETETFALD
- the amaB gene encoding L-piperidine-6-carboxylate dehydrogenase, whose product is MTHPIQEVLKRIGVNDHPVAVAVGNTWQAGTGEALTGKSPIDGTTLVTLTQATPSDVDTVVETARSAFRTWRNVPAPRRGEFVRLIGNALREHKADLAAIVSWEAGKITQEALGEVQEMIDICDFAVGLSRQLYGKTIASERPGHRLMEQWHPLGPVGVISAFNFPVAVWAWNAMLAFVCGDPVVWKPSEKTPLCAIACQQIVNNVARDFPEAPDGISSLLIGGADVGQRIAAHPDLPLISATGSVPMGRAVASTVAGRLGLSLLELGGNNAMIVTESADLEMTVRSALFSAVGTCGQRCTSLRRLIVHESIADKLLKSLKKAYAKLPIGNPLDEGTLVGPLVDQRSLDAMQTALHVAEEQGGTVHFGNPINHDVPAGGCYVHPAIVEMPGQTEIVRQETFAPILYVIRYTDLDEAIALHNGVPQGLSSSIMTNDIRQAEQFLSPAGSDCGIANVNVGPSGAEIGGAFGGEKETGGGRESGSDAWKAYMRRATNTINYSTELPLAQGIKFDL
- a CDS encoding PSD1 and planctomycete cytochrome C domain-containing protein gives rise to the protein MIYRAQTSNIAGRHLVTALLVGGLLCCSARTFAGEAPRLAHGLVNPQIDSVKRDQKGFGWNGGWVLSNRHPALFVDAKPQQASGSAIQHEALIQGSGERNNPLRRELKETYQDQELFLRFRFRYAADQKPRDEGEFFVFWLDRYEGSDKAVHANHTPNIGVHIASSGPQKGKVVFMVRIGSQKTAWSSVELERDRDYVVVGRLSKPEKSLRAGFTRFDLWVDPKPDELEAPVASTVNPQSVNAVRWVGFATGYKTELEDRIYVSDLVLSRTWNDVLDLSPGQIPKLAGKKKTAWSKPVDFEKEIYPLLKSRCFNCHAGANPDSGYRLDVHEELLGFSTGEELIVPGDSEQSKLIELISTQVAETRMPPIDAGAALQKEEIAKLRAWIDQGAKWDYALLPTPKTESDHWAFQPVKRPEVPQVKSSKPIRTAVDAFLARAWEKSGITPVPEADRGTLIRRLYLDLTGLPPSAEEIEAFEFNTDPRAYEKLVERLLASPHYGERWARYWLDLTRWAESHGYQHDLPRPYAWRYRDYVIESFNADKPYDVFLKEQLAGDELTPYADENVIATGFLASARISGNNMDKAAQRNDVLVDIVNVTSSALLGLTLECAQCHNHKFDPLTQRDYYRLQGFFVNGQLGNLSLKGDGLPNPTEMNVWMPKGTYDFYQREAKKLINRKRFAHTKEPHTWGYYSPLTGQAEIERLPVVNRDPIPYSAEQLKQTKSQILIRGDVHKRGPEVGKGWPAVLGATTSGSDQLSRTALAEWLTDRKNPLVSRVWVNRLWQYHFGRGLVATPSDFGVQGEPPSHPELLDWLASELMEQRWSTKQIHREIVLSSAYRQQRSFNEANLKRDPENRLLWSWPRRRLEAEVIRDSILCATGELKLDMGGPSVPQEREEQNLRRTIYLFQRRSEMPSVMAMFDAPDSVTSCSRRQVSTVALQPLFMLNSQFMDRRAQVLAEKITEEAGEDHGQQVTQAFLRVLGRKPNKQERERSLVFFEGESTAEAAPRRLSMLCHALMNLNEFMYIP
- a CDS encoding FecR domain-containing protein, which encodes MNSPDETLRNELATLTSRLMADELTTDEDARLTEILNAHPELIDEYADQLHLDQLLSTNLYAAVPDGISLETLEADAVTEDAPVVVKATAAGAAGSGFGYLAQVSVVVVLLLLVGGAFWLQNREQSELPEESVVNTPRRLLELPAVKFVGMLLDTEDAVWEDEELGDDIAYGTRFAAGKQLWLKSGIARIRFESGAGVVLEGPAQIELRSSLNAKLNYGKLAAYVPDEAHGFTVDTPKMEIVDQGTRFGTVVDPFGKAEVHVFEGEVDIKPKAQAEQPRILKASQAVLFTRGNTQGADIRVTPTKFADVPTPEQLVAAKSGNYPPLEAVPFEAEAPFNEFALLHINTALPKNILAGEAFEYRATSLSEQTGGVGFSHEGWWADPNFTRLMVPEQRMQWGGLEGGPMVLQSRGHHHAYPSLAHRMARKLAEPLPEEFYFSLLVKYEGLDEDDFFGLWFDESLGGMGTSHSRVPTVGIKEGKWFARFSVKNERFLEQPINNQTNLLVGRLSFHGKTGHPDYLSLWINPTGERSETPDVRVHYTFAGKCLESINAVGVRIGQYTEVSDSLFLDRLVIGKTFESVTQPPE
- a CDS encoding DUF1501 domain-containing protein codes for the protein MLFDPQNMSHGFSTAPVSRRAMLEQSVLGMGAVGLAALLADEGLLEAAEGTQAVTGQSHFPATAKNVIFLFMSGAPSQVDTFDPKPLLTKLEGEPVPASIAARVPNIPRAGLGSKLMASPFTFKNYGESGIPVSNMFPETAKMIDEICVLRSVNHRVPVHGPGECIALTGSAVGDRPSLGAWMTYGLGSESRDLPGFISMLSNSSGPAPQTPGWGNGFLPSRYQGTLVDGKRGIPYTKMPAGYSHANRREQLDFIKWMNEEHLQQLGQDSELEARIASYELGFRLQTSAPEVFDLKSESAETAELYGLDDKETAEFGRHCLIARRLVERGVRVVQLRNGGWDAHGAIKANHTKRSRATDRPVAALLRDLKQRGLLDETLVVWGGEFGRTPTTEGNVKGDRRGRDHLPTTYCMWMAGGGVKGGQIIGQTDELGYTPVERPMSPADLHATLLHALGLDQHKLVYRHNNRKEIATVLGGEVVSEVFG